Proteins encoded by one window of Juglans regia cultivar Chandler chromosome 15, Walnut 2.0, whole genome shotgun sequence:
- the LOC108993170 gene encoding leucine aminopeptidase 1-like, with product MAAIIVSLASTLLFASSSRSSPSLVFRKLQSSASLRVSFAVSPFCSRRGSLMAHTLARATLGLTLPANIDAPKVSFAAKEIDVTEWKGDILAVGVTEKDMVKDDNSKFENSILKKLDSQLGGLLAEASSEEDFTGKAGQSTVLRLPGLGSKRVGLIGLGQSASTTAAFRGLGEAVAAAAKAARASDVAIVLASSEGLSAESKLGTASAIASGTVLGLYEDNRYKSESKKPTLKSVDILGLGTGPELEKKLKYAEDVSSAVIFGRELVNSPANVLTPAALAEEASKIASLYSDVLSATILNAEQCKELKMGSYLAVAAASANPPHFIHLCYKPPSGPSKVKLALVGKGLTFDSGGYNIKTGPGCSIELMKFDMGGSAAVLGAAKAIGQIKPPGVEVHFIVAACENMISGTGMRPGDIVTASNGKTIEVNNTDAEGRLTLADALLYACDQGVDKIVDLATLTGACIVALGPSIAGVFTPSDDLAKEVFAASEVSGEKLWRMPMEESYWESMKSGVADMVNTGGRQGGAITAALFLKQFVDEKVKWMHIDIAGPAWNEKKRTATGFGISTLVEWVLKNSS from the exons ATGGCCGCCATTATTGTTTCTTTGGCCTCCACACTTCTTTTTGCTTCGTCTTCTCGCTCTTCTCCGTCCTTGGTTTTCAGAAAGCTTCAGTCTTCCGCTTCACTTCGAGTTTCTTTCGCGGTCTCACCCTTTTGCTCTCGCAGAGGCAGCCTCATGGCTCACACTCTCGCCCGGGCCACTCTTGGTCTCACTTTGCCCGCTAACATCGACGCCCctaag GTCTCGTTTGCTGCGAAAGAGATTGATGTGACGGAATGGAAGGGAGACATACTTGCAGTGGGTGTGACAGAGAAAGACATGGTGAAGGATGATAACTCGAAGTTTGAGAATTCAATTTTGAAGAAGCTCGATTCTCAGTTGGGTGGTTTGTTGGCTGAAGCCTCTTCCGAGGAGGATTTTACAGGAAAGGCTGGCCAGTCAACAGTTCTTAGGCTTCCGGGTCTTGGCTCAAAGAGGGTCGGATTGATTGGTCTCGGACAGTCTGCTTCAACTACGGCTGCTTTTCGGGGTCTTGGTGAGGCTGTTGCAGCTGCAGCCAAGGCTGCTCGAGCAAGTGATGTTGCTATCGTGCTGGCCTCTTCCGAGGGGCTGTCTGCTGAATCAAAACTTGGCACAGCTTCGGCAATTGCATCTG GAACTGTGCTTGGGTTATATGAAGATAATAGATATAAATCAGAGTCAAAGAAACCGACTCTCAAGTCCGTGGATATCCTTGGCCTTGGAACTGGACCTGAACTGGAAAAGAAGCTCAAGTATGCGGAAGATGTTTCTTCTGCAGTAATTTTTGGGCGGGAACTTGTGAATTCACCAGCCAATGTCCTCACCCCTG CGGCACTAGCAGAAGAGGCTTCAAAGATTGCTTCCTTGTACAGTGATGTTCTTTCTGCTACAATTTTAAATGCTGAGCAATGCAAAGAATTGAAGATGGGGTCATATCTGGCTGTAGCTGCAGCCTCTGCAAATCCCCCTCACTTTATACATTTATGTTACAAACCTCCAAGTGGACCTTCCAAAGTCAAGTTGGCCTTAGTTGGAAAAGGCTTGACCTTTGACAG TGGTGGCTACAACATAAAAACAGGACCTGGCTGTTCCATTGAGCTCATGAAATTTGATATGGGGGGTTCAGCAGCGGTTCTAGGTGCGGCAAAAGCTATTGGTCAAATTAAACCTCCTGGTGTAGAG GTTCATTTCATTGTGGCAGCTTGTGAGAATATGATAAGTGGAACGGGTATGAGGCCTGGAGACATTGTTACCGCATCAAATGGAAAGACCATTGAG GTTAACAACACAGATGCTGAGGGCAGGCTTACCCTGGCAGATGCTTTGCTATATGCTTGTGACCAAGGTGTTGACAAG ATAGTTGACCTGGCAACCTTAACTGGGGCTTGCATAGTCGCTCTTGGCCCTTCAATTGCAG GTGTCTTTACGCCCAGTGATGACTTGGCCAAGGAGGTATTCGCAGCTTCAGAGGTCAGTGGGGAGAAACTTTGGAGAATGCCAATGGAGGAAAGTTATTGGGAGTCGATGAAATCAGGAGTAGCTGATATGGTCAACACTGGTGGTCGTCAAGGTGGTGCTATCACTGCTGCTCTCTTCTTGAAGCAG TTTGTTGATGAAAAGGTTAAGTGGATGCACATAGACATCGCTGGCCCAGCTTGGAACGAGAAGAAACGTACTGCTACAGGCTTTGGCATTTCTACTCTGGTAGAGTGGGTGTTGAAGAACTCTTCTTAG
- the LOC118344733 gene encoding uncharacterized protein LOC118344733 isoform X3, which translates to MTFNLHEDQPPDSPNSWEKRRDLCISVITSYSPVILCTQQGVKSQLDYLQQGLPENLDRFNPKFLEVSHQDFGALDMKMLTQSEKSDLIDYSSVW; encoded by the exons ATGACCTTCAACCTCCATGAAGATCAGCCACCAGACAGTCCTAATTCATGGGAAAAGAGGAGGGATTTGTGTATCAGCGTCATCACCAGCTACTCCCCAGTGATCCTCTGTACCCAACAAG GAGTGAAATCCCAGTTGGATTATCTTCAGCAGGGCTTGCCAG AAAACTTAGACAGATTCAACCCCAAGTTTCTTGAGGTTTCACATCAAGATTTTGGAGCCTTGGACATGAAGATGCTGACTCAGTCTGAGAAATCTGATCTGATTGACTATTCCTCAGTTTGGTAA
- the LOC118344733 gene encoding uncharacterized protein LOC118344733 isoform X1, producing the protein MSVSLTVMTFNLHEDQPPDSPNSWEKRRDLCISVITSYSPVILCTQQGVKSQLDYLQQGLPENLDRFNPKFLEVSHQDFGALDMKMLTQSEKSDLIDYSSVW; encoded by the exons ATGAGTGTTTCTTTAACAGTGATGACCTTCAACCTCCATGAAGATCAGCCACCAGACAGTCCTAATTCATGGGAAAAGAGGAGGGATTTGTGTATCAGCGTCATCACCAGCTACTCCCCAGTGATCCTCTGTACCCAACAAG GAGTGAAATCCCAGTTGGATTATCTTCAGCAGGGCTTGCCAG AAAACTTAGACAGATTCAACCCCAAGTTTCTTGAGGTTTCACATCAAGATTTTGGAGCCTTGGACATGAAGATGCTGACTCAGTCTGAGAAATCTGATCTGATTGACTATTCCTCAGTTTGGTAA
- the LOC118344733 gene encoding uncharacterized protein LOC118344733 isoform X2 — protein MLMTFNLHEDQPPDSPNSWEKRRDLCISVITSYSPVILCTQQGVKSQLDYLQQGLPENLDRFNPKFLEVSHQDFGALDMKMLTQSEKSDLIDYSSVW, from the exons ATGC TGATGACCTTCAACCTCCATGAAGATCAGCCACCAGACAGTCCTAATTCATGGGAAAAGAGGAGGGATTTGTGTATCAGCGTCATCACCAGCTACTCCCCAGTGATCCTCTGTACCCAACAAG GAGTGAAATCCCAGTTGGATTATCTTCAGCAGGGCTTGCCAG AAAACTTAGACAGATTCAACCCCAAGTTTCTTGAGGTTTCACATCAAGATTTTGGAGCCTTGGACATGAAGATGCTGACTCAGTCTGAGAAATCTGATCTGATTGACTATTCCTCAGTTTGGTAA
- the LOC118344733 gene encoding uncharacterized protein LOC118344733 isoform X4 — protein sequence MSVSLTVMTFNLHEDQPPDSPNSWEKRRDLCISVITSYSPVILCTQQGLPSSPYSRLYMSEIPVGLSSAGLARKLRQIQPQVS from the exons ATGAGTGTTTCTTTAACAGTGATGACCTTCAACCTCCATGAAGATCAGCCACCAGACAGTCCTAATTCATGGGAAAAGAGGAGGGATTTGTGTATCAGCGTCATCACCAGCTACTCCCCAGTGATCCTCTGTACCCAACAAGGTCTCCCTTCCTCTCCATACTCGCGCCTGTACAT GAGTGAAATCCCAGTTGGATTATCTTCAGCAGGGCTTGCCAG AAAACTTAGACAGATTCAACCCCAAGTTTCTTGA
- the LOC108993216 gene encoding probable GMP synthase [glutamine-hydrolyzing]: MSGAPRVRSINVADSEARPVLCPAGNGNKTGSMIARKPGGKPLRKVEKSTGEAPLAEDKKACKSPTVATSSPQLHSVNAHSVLRRHEQLLHSNLSLNASCSSDASTDSFHSRASTGRLIRSNSVGSRRKPSSSKPRSVASDGGLESLPDGFMTKKRCAWLTPNSDPCYAAFHDEEWGVPVHDDKKLFELLVLSGALAELTWPAILSKRHIFREVFADFDPVAVSKLNEKKIIAPGSTANSLLSELKLRAIFENARQIFKVIDEFGSFDKYIWSFVNHKPIVSRFRYPRQVPAKTPKADVISKDLVRRGFRSVGPTVIYSFMQAAGITNDHLISCFRFQECIAAAEGKEENGIKDKVEETKPDNMMESELSVAIDELSFSST; this comes from the exons ATGTCGGGAGCTCCAAGAGTGAGGTCTATAAATGTAGCTGATTCAGAGGCAAGGCCGGTGCTCTGTCCTGCCGGGAATGGAAACAAGACAGGTTCAATGATTGCACGAAAACCTGGTGGGAAGCCACTGAGAAAGGTGGAGAAATCAACCGGGGAGGCTCCGTTGGCCGAAGATAAGAAAGCCTGTAAATCGCCCACGGTTGCTACTTCCTCTCCCCAGCTGCATTCTGTCAATGCACATTCAGTTCTTCGCCGGCACGAGCAGTTGTTGCATTCCAATTTGTCGTTAAACGCCTCATGTTCATCCGATGCTTCTACGGATTCGTTTCATAGTCGAGCGTCTACTGGCAGGTTGATACGGTCGAATAGCGTGGGGAGTAGGAGGAAACCTTCTTCTTCAAAGCCGAGAAGTGTTGCTTCTGATGGTGGTTTGGAATCTCTACCTGATGGATTTATGACCAAGAAGAGGTGTGCGTGGTTGACTCCGAATTCCG ACCCATGTTATGCTGCTTTCCATGATGAAGAATGGGGAGTTCCAGTACACGATGACAA GAAACTGTTTGAGCTGCTTGTTCTTTCTGGTGCTTTGGCTGAACTTACATGGCCTGCCATTTTAAGCAAAAGGCATATCTTTAG GGAAGTATTTGCAGATTTTGATCCTGTTGCTGTCTCTAAGTTGAATGAAAAGAAGATAATAGCACCAGGAAGCACTGCAAATTCTCTTTTATCTGAACTAAAGCTTCGTGCTATCTTTGAGAATGCACGTCAAATATTTAAG GTCATAGATGAATTTGGGTCATTTGACAAATATATCTGGAGCTTTGTGAACCACAAGCCAATAGTTAGCAGATTCCGATATCCTCGCCAAGTTCCAGCGAAAACTCCAAAAGCTGATGTGATAAGCAAGGACCTGGTGAGACGGGGATTCCGGAGTGTGGGCCCCACCGTCATCTACTCATTTATGCAGGCTGCGGGAATAACAAATGATCATCTCATTAGTTGCTTCAGATTCCAGGAGTGTATAGCTGCTGCAGAAGGGAAGGAAGAGAATGGCATCAAGGATAAGGTCGAAGAGACGAAGCCTGATAACATGATGGAGTCGGAACTATCTGTTGCTATCGATGAATTGAGTTTCTCTTCGACATGA
- the LOC108993215 gene encoding probable WRKY transcription factor 32 isoform X1 — MAENGSSEALHVENPKPHEEEEEDDNEEEVEEEAEEEESDDSEDVEEEREDEARLGESQLSNLRGSVRHGEAELQESRLETLAAPSSLQLSQDDQGAGLRENSTSRAAGGAESEDQLPQQEVVATLTAQPADALTQHKSQVSLCPTSSELSPTSVTQSILPLSSPTLREQRLSQAKGNTECMPKTDQQSSSDLKSLSLVPVTKTPSSDGYNWRKYGQKQVKSPKGSRSYYRCTFSECCAKKIECSDHSGHIIDIIYKSQHGHDPPRKFSCTKENKLASSAKPVMGNSFAERPIQMPNESEPLKVSEETIQETSPNPERKRQNSSDSNGNCEIKVKEEHANEPEPKRRVKKGDLAHSGSVIKPGKKPKFVVHAAGDVGISGDGYRWRKYGQKMVKGNPHPRNYYRCTSAGCPVRKHIETAVDNASAVIITYKGVHDHDMPVPKKRHGPPSAPLVAAAAPASMSNLQLKKTDKLHNQSSSTQWSVDTEGELTGEAMELGGEKAMESARTLLSIGFEIKPC; from the exons ATGGCTGAGAACGGGAGCTCAGAAGCTCTCCACGTAGAGAACCCGAAGCCacacgaagaagaagaagaagatgataatgaagaagaagtagaagaagaagcgGAAGAAGAGGAGTCTGATGATTCGGAGGATgttgaggaagaaagagaagatgaagCCCGACTTGGTGAGTCGCAACTCAGCAACTTACGGGGCTCCGTACGGCATGGTGAAGCTGAGTTGCAAGAGTCTCGTTTGGAAACCCTAGCAGCTCCTTCTTCGCTTCAATTGTCCCAGGACGATCAGGGTGCGG GCTTGCGGGAGAATTCGACTTCGCGAGCGGCTGGAGGAGCGGAATCCGAG GATCAATTACCCCAGCAGGAAGTTGTGGCAACTTTAACAGCCCAGCCTGCCGATGCTCTGACACAACATAAGTCTCAGGTGTCTTTATGTCCAACTTCATCGGAACTATCACCAACTTCTGTTACACAATCAATATTACCTCTTTCAAGCCCCACTCTACGAGAACAAAGACTTTCACAAGCAAAGGGAAATACTGAATGCATGCCAAAAACAGATCAACAAAGTTCTTCTGACCTTAAATCTTTATCTCTTGTTCCTGTTACGAAGACACCATCTTCTGATGGTTATAACTGGCGCAAATATGGTCAGAAGCAAGTGAAAAGTCCCAAGGGTTCTCGAAGCTATTACAGGTGCACTTTTTCTGAGTGTTGTGCTAAGAAAATTGAATGCTCTGATCATTCAGGTCAtataattgatattatttataaaagccAACATGGCCATGATCCACCACGGAAATTTAGTTGCACGAAGGAAAATAAGCTTGCATCATCTGCCAAGCCCGTTATGGGAAATAGTTTTGCAGAGCGTCCCATCCAAATGCCTAATGAATCAGAGCCACTCAAAGTTTCAGAAGAAACTATACAAGAAACATCCCCAAATCCTGAGAGAAAACGACAGAACTCAAGTGACTCCAATGGGAATTGTGAAATTAAGGTCAAGGAGGAGCACGCTAATGAACCAGAACCAAAAAGAAG AGTGAAGAAAGGTGACTTGGCACATTCAGGCTCTGTCATAAAACCTGGCAAGAAACCGAAATTTGTTGTGCATGCAGCCGGAGATGTGGGGATTTCAGGTGATGGATACAGGTGGCGCAAGTATGGACAGAAAATGGTGAAGGGAAATCCTCACCCCAG AAACTATTATAGATGCACTTCTGCTGGATGTCCCGTCCGTAAGCACATCGAGACAGCCGTCGATAATGCAAGTGCAGTGATCATAACATACAAGGGGGTACATGACCATGACATGCCTGTACCTAAGAAGCGACATGGCCCACCAAGTGCTCCTCTTGTAGCTGCTGCTGCTCCTGCTTCAATGAGTAATTTGCAATTGAAGAAAACCGATAAGCTTCATAACCAATCGTCTTCAACCCAATGGTCGGTGGACACAGAAGGAGAACTGACTGGGGAAGCCATGGAACTTGGAGGTGAGAAAGCAATGGAATCAGCTCGCACTCTTCTCAGCATTGGATTTGAAATCAAGCCCTGTTGA
- the LOC108993215 gene encoding probable WRKY transcription factor 32 isoform X2 translates to MAENGSSEALHVENPKPHEEEEEDDNEEEVEEEAEEEESDDSEDVEEEREDEARLGESQLSNLRGSVRHGEAELQESRLETLAAPSSLQLSQDDQGLRENSTSRAAGGAESEDQLPQQEVVATLTAQPADALTQHKSQVSLCPTSSELSPTSVTQSILPLSSPTLREQRLSQAKGNTECMPKTDQQSSSDLKSLSLVPVTKTPSSDGYNWRKYGQKQVKSPKGSRSYYRCTFSECCAKKIECSDHSGHIIDIIYKSQHGHDPPRKFSCTKENKLASSAKPVMGNSFAERPIQMPNESEPLKVSEETIQETSPNPERKRQNSSDSNGNCEIKVKEEHANEPEPKRRVKKGDLAHSGSVIKPGKKPKFVVHAAGDVGISGDGYRWRKYGQKMVKGNPHPRNYYRCTSAGCPVRKHIETAVDNASAVIITYKGVHDHDMPVPKKRHGPPSAPLVAAAAPASMSNLQLKKTDKLHNQSSSTQWSVDTEGELTGEAMELGGEKAMESARTLLSIGFEIKPC, encoded by the exons ATGGCTGAGAACGGGAGCTCAGAAGCTCTCCACGTAGAGAACCCGAAGCCacacgaagaagaagaagaagatgataatgaagaagaagtagaagaagaagcgGAAGAAGAGGAGTCTGATGATTCGGAGGATgttgaggaagaaagagaagatgaagCCCGACTTGGTGAGTCGCAACTCAGCAACTTACGGGGCTCCGTACGGCATGGTGAAGCTGAGTTGCAAGAGTCTCGTTTGGAAACCCTAGCAGCTCCTTCTTCGCTTCAATTGTCCCAGGACGATCAGG GCTTGCGGGAGAATTCGACTTCGCGAGCGGCTGGAGGAGCGGAATCCGAG GATCAATTACCCCAGCAGGAAGTTGTGGCAACTTTAACAGCCCAGCCTGCCGATGCTCTGACACAACATAAGTCTCAGGTGTCTTTATGTCCAACTTCATCGGAACTATCACCAACTTCTGTTACACAATCAATATTACCTCTTTCAAGCCCCACTCTACGAGAACAAAGACTTTCACAAGCAAAGGGAAATACTGAATGCATGCCAAAAACAGATCAACAAAGTTCTTCTGACCTTAAATCTTTATCTCTTGTTCCTGTTACGAAGACACCATCTTCTGATGGTTATAACTGGCGCAAATATGGTCAGAAGCAAGTGAAAAGTCCCAAGGGTTCTCGAAGCTATTACAGGTGCACTTTTTCTGAGTGTTGTGCTAAGAAAATTGAATGCTCTGATCATTCAGGTCAtataattgatattatttataaaagccAACATGGCCATGATCCACCACGGAAATTTAGTTGCACGAAGGAAAATAAGCTTGCATCATCTGCCAAGCCCGTTATGGGAAATAGTTTTGCAGAGCGTCCCATCCAAATGCCTAATGAATCAGAGCCACTCAAAGTTTCAGAAGAAACTATACAAGAAACATCCCCAAATCCTGAGAGAAAACGACAGAACTCAAGTGACTCCAATGGGAATTGTGAAATTAAGGTCAAGGAGGAGCACGCTAATGAACCAGAACCAAAAAGAAG AGTGAAGAAAGGTGACTTGGCACATTCAGGCTCTGTCATAAAACCTGGCAAGAAACCGAAATTTGTTGTGCATGCAGCCGGAGATGTGGGGATTTCAGGTGATGGATACAGGTGGCGCAAGTATGGACAGAAAATGGTGAAGGGAAATCCTCACCCCAG AAACTATTATAGATGCACTTCTGCTGGATGTCCCGTCCGTAAGCACATCGAGACAGCCGTCGATAATGCAAGTGCAGTGATCATAACATACAAGGGGGTACATGACCATGACATGCCTGTACCTAAGAAGCGACATGGCCCACCAAGTGCTCCTCTTGTAGCTGCTGCTGCTCCTGCTTCAATGAGTAATTTGCAATTGAAGAAAACCGATAAGCTTCATAACCAATCGTCTTCAACCCAATGGTCGGTGGACACAGAAGGAGAACTGACTGGGGAAGCCATGGAACTTGGAGGTGAGAAAGCAATGGAATCAGCTCGCACTCTTCTCAGCATTGGATTTGAAATCAAGCCCTGTTGA